A genomic segment from Lignipirellula cremea encodes:
- a CDS encoding DUF1552 domain-containing protein, whose translation MDRRNALKNLSLGAGALVLSPILSRLQAQAAGLPTPKRFVFVVESNGVRPEQICPVGVKRKPRDQRPGGPTELIDLPLADHELQFSLEPLAPWKDKLTIVEGLSGRICGGGHSNNFQALGAFGAGRGNGGESTVVGGETIDGALAKTMPGIFPHLGLGMSKRVENNVIYNISALEANRPLPTICKPDQAYAALFGSVAQGAAQEEFAAKNNLLDFLRNDIKKVQANLVGQEKEQFGAYLESFETLRNRQSRLNEIEHTLREQAPAPSDKYTSEVETDRLDAQFDIGAAALISGLTNVLTLSSAAGIRDFDVTFKGLGILLGKHGIGHGGSYQGKTWSELYDIIRRYHMDLIAGLARKLEAVPEGNGSMLDNTVIVYLSDGAEGHHSRCWEWPMVVLGNLGGKLKAGRYVDYPGYGQPGHRTTANMYVTLLQLAGSQRTSFGMPDPNLKDFDQHGPLEELLA comes from the coding sequence ATGGATCGTCGCAACGCTCTAAAGAATCTATCGCTGGGCGCCGGTGCTTTGGTGCTCTCGCCCATTTTGTCCCGGTTACAAGCCCAGGCCGCCGGCTTGCCGACGCCCAAGCGGTTTGTGTTTGTGGTTGAGAGCAATGGGGTTCGCCCGGAACAGATTTGTCCCGTCGGAGTTAAACGCAAGCCGCGCGACCAGCGACCAGGCGGGCCGACGGAGTTGATCGATCTGCCGCTGGCGGATCATGAACTGCAGTTCTCGCTGGAACCGCTCGCTCCCTGGAAGGACAAGTTGACCATTGTCGAAGGGTTGTCGGGCCGTATTTGCGGCGGCGGGCACTCCAATAACTTTCAAGCGCTTGGCGCCTTTGGAGCGGGCCGCGGCAACGGCGGCGAAAGCACCGTGGTCGGCGGCGAAACGATCGACGGCGCCCTGGCCAAGACCATGCCCGGCATCTTCCCGCACCTCGGCCTGGGGATGTCGAAACGCGTCGAGAACAATGTGATCTACAATATCTCGGCGCTGGAGGCGAATCGTCCGCTGCCCACGATCTGCAAGCCCGACCAGGCGTACGCCGCGCTGTTCGGCAGCGTCGCTCAGGGAGCCGCCCAAGAGGAATTCGCCGCCAAGAACAACCTGCTCGATTTTCTGCGGAACGATATCAAAAAGGTCCAGGCGAATCTCGTCGGTCAAGAGAAGGAGCAATTCGGCGCCTACCTCGAATCGTTTGAAACGCTGCGCAACAGACAGAGTCGCCTGAACGAAATCGAGCATACCCTGCGCGAGCAGGCTCCCGCGCCCAGCGACAAGTATACGTCGGAAGTGGAAACCGATCGGCTGGACGCCCAGTTTGATATCGGCGCCGCGGCCCTGATCAGCGGCTTGACGAATGTGCTGACGCTTTCCTCAGCGGCCGGCATCCGCGACTTCGACGTCACCTTCAAAGGGCTCGGCATCTTGCTGGGCAAGCATGGCATCGGCCACGGCGGCAGTTATCAGGGGAAAACGTGGAGCGAGCTATATGACATCATCCGCCGCTATCACATGGACCTGATCGCTGGTCTGGCGAGAAAGTTGGAGGCCGTGCCGGAGGGGAACGGCTCGATGCTCGACAACACGGTGATCGTCTACCTGAGCGACGGCGCCGAGGGACATCACAGCCGGTGCTGGGAATGGCCGATGGTCGTGCTCGGAAACCTGGGCGGCAAGCTCAAGGCGGGCCGCTACGTCGACTACCCGGGCTACGGCCAACCCGGCCATCGCACCACGGCCAACATGTACGTCACCCTGCTGCAACTGGCGGGCTCACAACGCACGAGCTTTGGCATGCCCGACCCTAACCTCAAGGACTTCGACCAGCACGGACCGCTGGAAGAACTGTTGGCTTAG
- a CDS encoding DUF1552 domain-containing protein, protein MKAGAFNEPFQSYVGEYANHPEDIPKLFLDSIEVDQMVAVIKKGLDQYDMSYTEAMRFGLQTVLCASKFLDIAEPGAQAEGPRPLHDYELASRLSCFLWSTMPDEELEEYFTSIRDLENRMAIDREWMHKPKPNVEPPSFGDEQGLDPEQAGLDYRRYQRLMFDVLALALQTDSTRVISYMARKDSSDGTGAYRQETNNPYGYHTMTHHGEDEDKLKWWSIGVKHQGYIFKEDDYLGNMRQTMFNVMGVPVPQDFQGGEADGLISEVL, encoded by the coding sequence GTGAAGGCCGGGGCGTTCAACGAGCCGTTCCAGTCGTATGTCGGTGAGTACGCCAATCATCCGGAAGACATCCCAAAATTGTTCCTCGACTCGATTGAGGTCGACCAGATGGTCGCCGTCATTAAAAAGGGGCTCGATCAATACGACATGAGCTACACCGAGGCGATGCGGTTCGGCCTGCAAACGGTGCTTTGCGCCTCCAAGTTCCTCGACATCGCCGAACCAGGCGCCCAGGCGGAAGGCCCCCGTCCGCTGCACGACTACGAACTCGCCTCGCGGCTTTCCTGCTTCCTCTGGAGCACGATGCCCGACGAGGAGCTGGAGGAGTACTTCACCTCCATCCGCGATCTGGAAAACCGGATGGCGATCGACAGGGAATGGATGCACAAGCCCAAACCAAATGTCGAACCCCCTTCGTTCGGCGACGAGCAGGGACTCGACCCCGAGCAGGCAGGGCTCGACTACCGCCGCTACCAGCGTCTGATGTTCGACGTCCTCGCCCTCGCCCTCCAGACCGACAGCACCCGGGTCATTTCCTACATGGCCCGCAAGGATAGCAGCGACGGCACCGGCGCGTACCGCCAGGAAACCAACAATCCTTACGGCTACCACACAATGACCCACCACGGGGAAGATGAAGACAAGCTCAAGTGGTGGTCCATCGGCGTCAAGCATCAGGGGTACATCTTCAAGGAAGACGATTACCTGGGGAACATGCGGCAAACCATGTTTAATGTGATGGGCGTCCCCGTGCCGCAGGACTTCCAGGGCGGCGAAGCCGACGGGCTGATCTCCGAAGTCCTCTGA
- a CDS encoding arylsulfatase, producing the protein MKMSRWQLIGLFAIAAMIGYFAACSNAKPEGEAQASSDTVEPTSTDEKAGPNTTAPANSATEEEQVAQVTAPPASEASGQAAEKKGKKPNIMFIMADDIGWMQPGCYHRGLMVGETPNIDRLAREGGIFMHYYAQQSCTAGRTAFFTGMNPMRAGMLMPQLPGAISYLRPGTPSLAKFLLDQGYSTGEFGKNHLGDHPDSLPTAHGFQEFWGYLYHLDAMQGVSFPDINKSPTDQAVVPPMKMVPIPGIPETPGAITPEEGVCMAAPRPIIWMKSSDGTAKNQVGKDEGPLTLERSKTVDEEISARVVDWLDRQDPEKTEKPFFCWYNPARMHITTMFSPEYEAMLGVKGGKDWGINEVGMKQLDDNIGVVLKKLEDMGELDNTIIVFTTDNGAEVITFPDGGTTPFKGGKLTTWEGGMRAPCVVRWPGKIKPGTVFKEIFASQDWLPTFVEIAGGAKDNDLNEQIMAGKYPGIVKTKLDGFNQIEYLTGESEESARDTFFYYTGAQPSAVRYKNWKFYYTMVGAGAMDGLMGAQTYHWTQLANIMRDPFEISVGADTKSLMSYAGALAAPSTAYVYDWNLLPIGQLLWEKELMSYKEFPPLQEAASYNLDQILNSLKKQSGGRSD; encoded by the coding sequence ATGAAGATGTCTCGATGGCAGTTAATCGGTCTCTTCGCGATTGCCGCGATGATTGGGTACTTTGCCGCTTGCTCGAACGCCAAGCCCGAGGGTGAGGCCCAGGCGTCGTCGGATACCGTCGAGCCCACCTCGACTGACGAGAAGGCTGGCCCCAACACGACGGCCCCTGCGAATTCAGCCACGGAAGAAGAGCAAGTTGCCCAGGTGACAGCGCCACCTGCCAGCGAAGCCTCGGGCCAAGCAGCAGAGAAAAAAGGTAAAAAGCCGAACATCATGTTCATCATGGCCGATGACATCGGCTGGATGCAGCCGGGTTGTTATCATCGAGGCTTGATGGTGGGAGAGACTCCCAATATCGACCGGCTCGCCAGAGAGGGTGGCATCTTCATGCACTACTACGCCCAGCAAAGCTGCACGGCCGGGCGCACGGCATTTTTCACCGGCATGAATCCTATGCGGGCCGGGATGCTCATGCCTCAGTTGCCAGGCGCCATCTCGTACCTGCGCCCCGGCACTCCAAGCCTTGCGAAATTCCTTTTGGATCAGGGCTACAGCACCGGCGAGTTCGGCAAAAACCATCTCGGCGATCATCCGGATTCACTGCCGACCGCGCATGGGTTCCAGGAATTCTGGGGTTATCTCTACCACCTCGATGCGATGCAAGGAGTCAGCTTCCCGGACATCAATAAGAGTCCGACCGATCAAGCCGTCGTGCCACCGATGAAGATGGTGCCGATCCCGGGCATTCCTGAAACACCAGGCGCCATCACTCCCGAAGAAGGTGTTTGCATGGCAGCTCCGCGCCCCATAATTTGGATGAAATCGTCCGATGGAACGGCGAAGAATCAGGTGGGAAAGGACGAGGGACCGCTCACCCTGGAGCGCTCGAAGACTGTCGACGAAGAAATTTCCGCCAGGGTCGTGGACTGGCTTGATCGCCAGGATCCCGAGAAGACGGAAAAGCCCTTCTTCTGCTGGTACAACCCGGCCCGCATGCACATCACTACGATGTTTTCGCCCGAGTATGAAGCCATGCTCGGCGTGAAGGGCGGCAAGGATTGGGGAATCAACGAAGTCGGCATGAAGCAGCTCGACGACAACATCGGTGTAGTCCTCAAGAAGCTTGAGGACATGGGTGAACTCGACAATACCATCATCGTCTTCACGACTGACAACGGCGCGGAAGTCATCACCTTCCCTGATGGAGGCACGACCCCATTCAAAGGCGGTAAGCTGACCACCTGGGAAGGCGGCATGCGTGCTCCCTGCGTCGTCCGCTGGCCCGGCAAGATCAAACCGGGCACTGTCTTTAAGGAGATCTTCGCCTCTCAGGACTGGCTGCCCACCTTCGTTGAAATCGCTGGAGGGGCCAAGGATAACGACCTAAACGAGCAAATCATGGCGGGCAAATACCCCGGCATTGTTAAGACCAAGCTCGATGGCTTCAATCAGATCGAATACCTGACTGGTGAGTCCGAAGAATCGGCCCGGGATACGTTCTTCTACTACACCGGCGCGCAACCCTCGGCGGTGCGGTACAAGAACTGGAAGTTCTACTACACCATGGTCGGGGCCGGTGCGATGGACGGGTTGATGGGCGCCCAAACCTACCATTGGACTCAGCTCGCCAACATTATGCGTGATCCGTTCGAGATCAGCGTCGGTGCGGATACGAAGTCGCTTATGAGCTACGCCGGAGCACTCGCAGCGCCCAGCACTGCGTACGTCTACGACTGGAACCTCCTGCCGATCGGCCAGCTTCTCTGGGAGAAAGAACTGATGTCCTACAAGGAGTTCCCGCCTCTGCAGGAGGCGGCCAGCTATAACCTTGACCAGATTCTCAACTCGTTGAAGAAACAGAGTGGCGGCCGCTCGGACTAG
- a CDS encoding arylsulfatase: MSQHRWFFFTAALFTIGLAASFADSASAQQKKPNILVIWGDDIGTWNISHNSRGMMGYKTPNIDRIAKEGLAFTDYYGQQSCTAGRAAFISGSVPVRSGMTKVGLPGAKEGWQQTDCTMATVLKSQGYATGQFGKNHQGDRDEHLPTMHGFDEFVGSLYHLNAEEEPENEDYPADMILANGKTFIEQFGPRGVLRCKADGNGGQTIENLGPLTKKRMETIDEETLAAAKDFIQRQHKAGEPFFCWWNGTRMHFRTHVKKEHRHKGNDEYTDGMIEHDMHVGELLKLIDDLGIADNTIVQYSTDNGPHYNTWPDAGTMPFRSEKNSNWEGAYRVPCFVRWPGKFPAGETLNGIVAHEDWLPTFAAVAGAPDITEQLKAGVELNGRSYKNHVDGYNMLDYLSGKAKDSPRREFIYVNDDGQIVAMRFEAWKAVFLENRGQAFGVWREPFTELRVPLLFNLRRDPFERAQHNSNTYNDWFLDRVFVLAPMQQLGAKFLTTMKEYPPSQTAGSFNLEKVQKQIEASLGGR; this comes from the coding sequence ATGTCACAGCATCGTTGGTTTTTCTTCACCGCCGCTTTGTTCACTATCGGACTGGCGGCAAGTTTCGCCGACAGCGCGTCGGCACAACAGAAAAAGCCGAACATCCTCGTCATCTGGGGAGATGACATCGGCACATGGAACATCAGTCACAACAGCCGTGGGATGATGGGCTACAAGACGCCCAACATCGACCGCATCGCGAAGGAAGGCCTCGCCTTCACCGACTATTACGGCCAGCAGAGCTGTACGGCGGGCCGCGCGGCGTTCATCAGCGGCAGTGTGCCTGTGCGTAGCGGCATGACCAAGGTCGGACTGCCTGGTGCGAAGGAAGGCTGGCAACAGACTGACTGCACCATGGCCACTGTGCTCAAGAGCCAGGGCTACGCCACCGGCCAGTTCGGGAAGAACCACCAGGGTGACCGCGACGAGCACCTGCCTACCATGCACGGCTTCGACGAATTCGTTGGTAGCCTCTATCACCTCAATGCGGAGGAAGAGCCTGAGAATGAAGACTATCCAGCCGATATGATTCTTGCCAACGGCAAGACGTTCATCGAGCAATTCGGGCCCCGCGGCGTGCTCAGGTGCAAAGCTGATGGCAATGGTGGACAGACCATCGAAAACCTCGGCCCGCTAACCAAGAAACGTATGGAGACCATCGACGAGGAAACGCTCGCCGCGGCCAAAGATTTCATTCAGCGACAACACAAGGCGGGCGAGCCCTTCTTCTGCTGGTGGAACGGCACGCGGATGCACTTTCGTACGCACGTGAAAAAAGAACACCGTCATAAGGGCAACGACGAATATACAGATGGGATGATCGAGCACGACATGCACGTGGGCGAGTTGCTCAAGCTAATCGACGATCTTGGCATCGCCGACAACACCATCGTCCAGTACTCCACCGACAACGGACCGCACTACAACACCTGGCCGGACGCCGGCACCATGCCCTTCCGCAGTGAGAAGAACTCCAACTGGGAAGGCGCGTATCGCGTGCCTTGCTTTGTACGCTGGCCTGGGAAATTCCCTGCTGGAGAAACGCTCAACGGCATCGTCGCCCACGAAGACTGGCTGCCCACTTTCGCGGCTGTCGCTGGTGCGCCAGATATTACCGAGCAGCTCAAAGCGGGTGTGGAACTCAACGGTCGCAGCTACAAGAACCACGTTGACGGCTACAACATGCTCGATTACTTGAGCGGCAAGGCGAAGGATTCGCCGCGACGCGAGTTTATCTACGTGAACGATGACGGCCAGATCGTCGCGATGCGATTCGAGGCCTGGAAGGCCGTCTTCCTCGAAAACCGCGGCCAGGCGTTCGGCGTGTGGCGTGAACCATTCACGGAGCTGCGCGTGCCGCTGCTCTTTAATCTGCGCCGCGACCCATTTGAGCGTGCCCAGCACAACTCAAACACCTACAACGATTGGTTCCTCGATCGCGTGTTCGTGCTTGCACCCATGCAGCAATTGGGGGCGAAGTTCCTCACTACCATGAAGGAGTATCCGCCAAGCCAGACTGCGGGCTCCTTCAACCTCGAGAAGGTGCAGAAGCAGATCGAGGCTTCGCTGGGCGGCAGGTGA
- a CDS encoding HzsA-related protein, which produces MKFTSVPLLVLLLAAAPALAQKVEIKPVLNVNPPPIATDKTVAYDYDIVYVRAPRYGDDKQSNWAEVFHPTVLDPGADLMLLHPDGNEELLVEGGQGSVADPYISFDGEWVYYAKFHNAEKGAPAAEAGSDLYKMHLPSRRIVQLTHGEFTPNTGAADWSRNHQFPVFNLGPCPLPGGRLMFTSNRQGYKPLKGYTTANLQLFVMDNDGKNVECIGHLNVNAALHPTILKDGRVLFSTYESQGRRDIRIWGLWSIHPDGSNWAPVISAFSHDLAVHFQTQLSDGSLIVEEYYNLNNNGFGTYLKLPPHARQGYAGFGSADPEDSRNLRLAGRSSMGHIFPMKFSPDGIEMLTPFARSSDWAAEPSVRADKESPRVGKVTHPSGAPDNHLLTVWSPGPATTNTAPRLPAVDGGIYLLKDGQPIEEPGQMLLIKNDPRYNECWPRAVVSYERIYGVAEPQRIAPTANDGKLSPHLPEGTPFGLVGTSSFYKRESYPGGGVPEGTVTAAWTGGRDDSGYENLGPFFSDSGGNWTSQGADVGKYGNDEIHAVRILAMEGTTNASGQRFRNHANERLRILGEIPLRKFHEGKQPLDPDGNPDTSFLAKIPADVAFTFQTLDRHGLVLNMSQTWHQLRPGEVRHDCGGCHAHSQQPTLFEETAAARPDYQLFDLTHHVPLLADKSRDETGPQWDSENKTGLRLTDATVVNVEYHRDIVPIFQRSCIACHSEKNGARPAAGLVLDDETEVAGLPGSYYRLAWESEKGWIDVKFGPPPISRSGTWGQPNGSRYVRKFQARRSLLAWKLMGRRMDGWSNDDFPSAATPGDFTTLTQAGERIWREDLTEREQHRLREQADLDYTGSIMPPPAAVKAGKVQPLSDEDRRTIFRWIDLGCPVDLDHALVTPERPSYGWLGDDKRPTLTIAAPAPGANAAVTRILIGMDDYYTGLDLSSFSVTTDFPVGDAPPGTNLATQFLQKSRGAWELRLPAPMTRAGRIAVSVKDNQGNISELVRSFNVEPAAK; this is translated from the coding sequence ATGAAATTCACGTCCGTTCCGCTTTTGGTTCTGCTTCTCGCCGCCGCGCCGGCGCTGGCCCAGAAGGTCGAGATCAAACCTGTCCTCAATGTGAACCCGCCGCCGATCGCCACGGATAAGACCGTCGCGTACGACTACGACATCGTCTATGTGCGGGCGCCGCGCTACGGAGACGACAAGCAGTCGAACTGGGCCGAGGTGTTTCATCCGACCGTGCTCGACCCGGGGGCGGATCTGATGCTGCTGCACCCCGATGGCAACGAAGAGTTGCTGGTCGAAGGCGGCCAGGGTTCGGTCGCCGATCCGTATATCTCGTTCGATGGCGAATGGGTCTATTACGCGAAGTTTCATAACGCCGAAAAAGGGGCGCCGGCGGCTGAGGCCGGGTCCGACCTCTATAAGATGCATCTCCCTTCGCGGCGGATCGTGCAGCTCACGCATGGCGAGTTCACGCCGAACACCGGGGCGGCCGATTGGTCGCGGAATCACCAGTTCCCCGTTTTTAATCTGGGGCCTTGCCCGCTTCCCGGCGGACGGCTGATGTTCACCAGCAACCGCCAGGGCTACAAGCCCCTGAAAGGATATACAACGGCCAACCTGCAATTGTTTGTGATGGATAACGATGGAAAAAATGTCGAGTGCATCGGCCATCTGAATGTCAACGCCGCACTGCATCCGACGATTTTGAAGGATGGACGCGTTCTGTTCAGCACTTACGAATCGCAAGGCCGACGCGATATCCGCATCTGGGGACTGTGGAGCATCCACCCCGACGGCTCGAACTGGGCGCCCGTGATCAGCGCCTTTAGCCATGACCTGGCCGTACACTTTCAAACTCAGCTGTCCGACGGCAGCCTGATCGTGGAGGAGTACTACAACCTGAACAACAACGGGTTCGGCACCTATCTCAAGTTGCCGCCGCACGCTCGCCAAGGTTACGCGGGGTTCGGCTCCGCCGACCCAGAAGACTCGCGTAACCTGCGCCTGGCGGGGCGTAGTAGCATGGGACACATCTTCCCGATGAAGTTCAGCCCCGACGGCATCGAGATGCTGACGCCGTTCGCCCGCAGCAGCGACTGGGCCGCTGAGCCGAGCGTGCGAGCGGACAAAGAATCGCCCCGCGTCGGCAAGGTGACGCATCCCAGCGGCGCCCCGGACAATCATCTGTTGACCGTATGGTCTCCCGGTCCGGCCACTACCAACACGGCCCCGCGGCTGCCGGCTGTCGACGGCGGAATCTATCTGCTCAAGGACGGCCAGCCTATCGAAGAGCCGGGCCAGATGCTGTTGATCAAGAACGACCCGCGGTACAACGAATGCTGGCCGCGGGCGGTCGTCTCGTACGAACGGATCTATGGAGTGGCCGAACCACAGCGGATTGCCCCGACGGCGAACGACGGTAAGCTCTCGCCGCATCTGCCGGAAGGAACGCCGTTTGGACTGGTGGGCACATCCAGCTTCTATAAACGCGAGAGCTATCCGGGCGGCGGCGTGCCCGAAGGGACCGTCACTGCGGCCTGGACCGGCGGCCGCGATGACAGCGGCTACGAGAATCTGGGACCGTTCTTCAGCGACTCGGGCGGCAACTGGACTTCGCAAGGAGCCGACGTCGGCAAATACGGCAACGACGAGATTCACGCCGTGCGAATTCTGGCGATGGAAGGAACGACCAACGCCTCGGGGCAGCGGTTCCGCAATCACGCCAACGAGAGGTTGCGGATTCTGGGCGAAATTCCGCTGCGCAAGTTCCACGAGGGCAAGCAGCCCCTCGACCCCGACGGCAACCCCGATACAAGCTTCCTGGCGAAGATTCCCGCCGATGTGGCCTTCACTTTTCAGACGCTCGACCGGCACGGCCTGGTGCTGAATATGTCGCAGACCTGGCATCAACTCCGCCCCGGCGAGGTCCGCCATGATTGCGGCGGCTGCCACGCCCATAGTCAACAGCCGACGCTCTTTGAGGAAACGGCCGCGGCCAGGCCCGATTATCAACTGTTTGATCTGACGCACCATGTGCCGCTGCTGGCGGACAAGTCCCGCGACGAAACGGGCCCGCAATGGGATTCCGAGAACAAGACCGGACTGCGGCTGACCGACGCGACGGTGGTCAATGTCGAATACCATCGCGACATCGTCCCAATCTTCCAGCGCAGCTGCATCGCCTGTCATAGCGAGAAAAACGGCGCCAGACCGGCCGCCGGTTTGGTGCTCGACGATGAAACCGAAGTCGCCGGGCTGCCGGGTTCGTATTATCGATTGGCCTGGGAGTCCGAAAAAGGCTGGATCGACGTGAAGTTCGGCCCCCCGCCGATCAGTCGCAGCGGCACGTGGGGTCAACCGAACGGCTCGCGCTATGTGCGAAAGTTCCAAGCCCGTCGCAGCCTGCTCGCCTGGAAACTAATGGGGCGAAGGATGGACGGTTGGAGCAACGACGACTTCCCCTCGGCCGCCACGCCGGGTGACTTCACCACGCTGACCCAGGCGGGAGAGCGGATCTGGCGCGAGGATCTGACCGAGCGCGAACAGCATCGTCTGCGAGAGCAGGCGGACCTGGACTACACGGGCTCCATCATGCCGCCGCCGGCGGCCGTGAAGGCCGGCAAGGTCCAGCCGCTTTCCGACGAGGACCGGCGGACGATCTTCCGCTGGATCGACCTGGGCTGCCCTGTCGATCTCGACCACGCGCTGGTTACTCCGGAACGACCCAGCTACGGTTGGCTGGGCGATGACAAACGACCGACGCTGACGATTGCAGCGCCGGCGCCAGGAGCCAATGCGGCCGTGACGCGGATCCTGATCGGCATGGACGACTATTATACGGGCCTCGACCTGAGCAGCTTCAGCGTGACGACCGACTTCCCTGTGGGCGACGCCCCGCCAGGAACAAATCTGGCGACGCAGTTCCTGCAAAAGTCCCGCGGCGCGTGGGAGCTGCGTTTACCGGCGCCAATGACGAGGGCCGGACGGATCGCGGTCAGCGTCAAGGACAACCAGGGAAACATCAGCGAACTGGTCCGCTCCTTCAACGTAGAACCCGCGGCCAAATAG
- a CDS encoding DUF1587 domain-containing protein, whose product MPLRLLSLSLSPLLLLTLLSTQSVAELPPAAEKVYREQVRPFLTKHCHECHGEFDGKVGLTLHDLGSDFAAGKNADTWKEVIDRMNLGEMPPKEMPRPDAQEAFAVVQWVGQELTRMERESRMSGGRIMLRRMNRREYINTVRDLLKLDANFARTLAEVLPADGKAEGFDRLSAALFIDATQLDAYLAAGRLIANEAIVAGPEPRGEVVLSEAQKATRPLRDEARENIFGTDFTLPIGAQHYEFKPDGVIHIQSRYVPSRNGESWGRLFHNVILDDLVT is encoded by the coding sequence ATGCCACTACGCCTCCTTAGCTTGTCGCTTTCCCCGCTATTGCTGCTCACACTGTTGTCGACGCAGAGTGTCGCCGAACTGCCTCCCGCAGCGGAGAAGGTCTACCGGGAACAGGTGCGGCCTTTTCTCACGAAGCATTGCCACGAATGCCATGGTGAGTTCGATGGCAAGGTTGGTCTGACGCTGCACGATCTGGGCTCCGATTTCGCAGCGGGTAAGAATGCCGACACATGGAAAGAGGTGATCGACCGGATGAACCTCGGGGAAATGCCGCCGAAAGAAATGCCGCGCCCCGACGCTCAAGAGGCGTTCGCCGTGGTGCAATGGGTCGGCCAGGAGCTGACGCGGATGGAGCGGGAATCGCGCATGTCAGGCGGCCGCATCATGCTGCGGCGGATGAACCGGCGGGAGTACATCAACACCGTTCGCGACCTATTGAAACTTGACGCCAACTTCGCTCGCACCCTTGCCGAAGTTCTACCGGCTGACGGCAAGGCGGAAGGCTTCGACCGTCTGAGCGCAGCCCTGTTCATCGATGCCACGCAGCTGGACGCCTACCTCGCAGCGGGTCGGCTCATCGCCAACGAAGCCATCGTGGCCGGTCCCGAACCGCGCGGGGAGGTGGTTCTATCGGAAGCGCAGAAGGCGACCCGGCCGTTGCGCGACGAAGCCCGCGAGAATATTTTTGGAACGGACTTCACCCTCCCCATTGGCGCGCAGCACTACGAATTCAAACCGGACGGCGTAATCCACATTCAAAGCAGGTACGTGCCGTCCCGTAACGGAGAAAGCTGGGGACGGCTGTTCCATAACGTCATTCTGGACGATCTCGTCACCTAA